One stretch of Agelaius phoeniceus isolate bAgePho1 chromosome 15, bAgePho1.hap1, whole genome shotgun sequence DNA includes these proteins:
- the FAM13B gene encoding protein FAM13B isoform X1, with translation MRKSSSPSLSNCNSVLANKIFGIPLDELQQEGQPDNEVPFIVRHVVDYIEEHGGLEQEGLFQVNGNAETVEWLRQRYDNGEDVDLVKEADVPSAISLLRFFLQELPEPVIPGSLHIHLMQLSQDYNNEDEFGRKLRFLLQQLPPVNYSLLKFLCKFLANVASHHEEIWSASSLAAVFGPDVFHIYTDVEDLKEQELVSRIMAGLLENYYEFFENEEEDFSSTNDLSSITEQINDLLEEEEDVKLEQSEELPEDSTEKPVERPAVVHLDMTGSLSDSRNVTASTSAHISPISILPASADILERTIRAAVEQHLFDLQSSLDNDLKHIQQQRLGCNNETKNPSGDEEGSNNQNDVIEDNDTGSSENTGDCSEVLVCTDLDSEAMKHDTVTEEEESIQIPALPSAETADILLKPCDEDEDVDEENNSERENSILLDGNDRKSSEAFLDSSSKTCDLNANPDSEVLGDGSVHVPEEAPAVQVPHLDLKNVSDGDKWEAPCPITFPLIDFKTMHLQREGEDPFPAFKSWQEDSESGEAQLSPQAGRMTNHPLEEDCHPILSHRSLDFGQSQRFLHDPETLDSSSKALSFVRTRRASFSSKDDKREDKTPYQLVKKLQKKIKQFEEQFEKDKNSKPSYSDIAANPKVLKWMTELTKLRKQIKDAKQRSSEGEFIPQTRPRSNTLPKSFGSSLDQEDEENEDEMRVVQKEKKPTKEATLELILKRLKEKRVERCLPEDIKKMTKDHLVEEKTSLQKSLLYYESQHGRPVTREERHIVKPLYDRYRLVKQMLTRASITPILGSPSTKRRGQMLQPIIEGETAHFFEEIKEEEEESDGLATDLNEILKTAAQTQPVLSPVENSESDIEDGQEKLTRDLRLSSTRAASMPELLEQLWKARAEKKKLRKTLREFEEEFYQQNGRNVQKEDRVPMLDEYREYKKIKAKLRLLEVLISKQDSSKSI, from the exons ATGAGGAAGAGCTCCTCCCCTTCCTTGAGTAACTGCAACTCTGTTCTTGCTAACAAAATATTTGGAATTCCACTTGATGAGCTGCAGCAAGAAGGGCAACCAGACAATGAGGTTCCATTCATAGTCCGCCATGTCGTGGACTATATTGAGGAACATG GGGGTCTGGAACAAGAAGGACTTTTCCAAGTCAATGGGAATGCTGAGACAGTGGAGTGGCTCCGGCAGCGATACGATAACGGAGAAGATGTGGACCTGGTTAAAGAAGCAGATGTACCCTCAGCTATTAGCCTTCTTAGATTTTTTCTTCAAGAACTTCCAGAGCCAGTTATTCCAGGCAGTTTGCACATACATTTGATGCAACTTTCTCAAG ATTATAATAATGAAGATGAATTTGGAAGAAAGTTGAGGTTCCTCTTGCAGCAGCTTCCACCTGTTAATTACAGTTTGTTAAAGTTTCTGTGTAAATTTTTAGCTAACGTAGCATCACATCATGAAGAAATTTGGTCAGCAAGTTCTTTAGCTGCAGTCTTTGGCCCGGATGTTTTTCA CATTTACACAGATGTGGAGGATCTGAAAGAGCAGGAACTAGTTAGCAGAATAATGGCAGGACTTCTGGAGAACTACTATGAGTTTTTTGAAAATGAAGAGGAAGATTTTTCATCTACTAATGATTTAAGCTCAATAACTGAGCAG ATCAATGATCTcttggaagaagaggaagatgtAAAGCTTGAGCAGTCAGAAGAACTTCCAGAAGACAGCACAGAGAAACCTGTGGAAAGGCCAGCTGTGGTGCATCTAGATATGACAGGGAGTCTCTCAGATTCCAGGAATGTTACAGCATCAACAAG TGCTCATATCTCTCCCATAAGTATCTTGCCAGCCTCTGCAGA cattttagaAAGAAcaatcagagcagctgtggaacAGCATCTTTTCGACCTGCAGAGCAGCTTAGATAACGATCTGAAACACATACAGCAACAACGACTGGGCTGTaacaatgaaacaaaaaatcccagtgGGGATGAGGAAGGATCTAACAACCA GAATGATGTTATTGAAGATAATGACACTGGTAGCAGTGAAAACACAGGAGACTGCTCTGAAGTATTGGTTTGCACTGATTTAGACAGTGAAGCTATGAAACATGATACTGTAActgaggaagaagaaagcaTTCAG ATACCAGCCCTTCCTTCTGCTGAG ACTGCAGACATATTATTGAAACCATgtgatgaagatgaagatgtTGATGAAGAAAATAATAGTGAAAG GGAAAATAGTATATTGCTTGATGGCAATGATAGAAAATCTTCAGAGGCATTTCTG GATTCAAGTAGCAAGACTTGTGATCTGAATGCAAACCCTGATTCAGAGGTGCTGGGGGATGGCAGCGTTCATGTTCCCGAGGAAGCTCCAGCTGTCCAAGTACCACATCTGGATCTGAAGAATGTGTCTGATGGTGACAAATGGGAAG cGCCATGCCCTATCACTTTCCCCCTCATTGATTTCAAAACAATGCATCTGCAGAGAGAAGGGGAGG ATCCATTTCCTGCTTTCAAGTCTTGGCAGGAGGACAGTGAATCTGGAGAAGCTCAGCTGTCCCCACAGGCTGGGAGGATGACTAACCATCCATTGGAAGAGGACTGTCATCCCATTCTGTCACATCGGAGTTTGGATTTTGGGCAAAGCCAGCGTTTCTTACATGATCCAGAAACGTTGGACTCTTCATCCAAAGCACTTTCTTTTGTTAG aACACGAAGAGCATCCTTTAGCTCAAAAGATGACAAAAGGGAAGATAAGACACCTTATCAGCTTGTCAAgaaattgcagaaaaaaataaagcaatttgAGGAACAGtttgaaaaagacaaaaacagtAAG ccCTCCTATAGTGATATTGCAGCCAATCcaaaagttttaaaatggaTGACTGAACTTACCAAATTgagaaagcaaataaaag atgCAAAGCAGAGGAGCTCAGAGGGAGAATTCATACCTCAAACACGTCCACGAAGTAACACTCTTCCAAAAAGCTTTGGTTCCTCTCTTGAccaagaggatgaagaaaatgaagatgagATGAGGGTTGTGCAGAAAGAGAAGAAGCCCACTAAGGAGGCTACACTAGAACTCATTTTGAAAAGATTAAAGGAAAAACGAGTTGAGAGATGCTTGCCAGAAGATATAAAG AAAATGACAAAGGACCATTTGGTGGAAGAGAAAACATCTCTCCAGAAGAGCCTCCTGTATTATGAAAGCCAACATGGACGGCCG GTTACTAGAGAAGAAAGACATATTGTGAAGCCACTTTATGACAGATACAGACTTGTAAAACAAATGTTAACTAGAGCAAGCATTACTCCTATTCTT GGATCACCATCAACCAAGAGGCGGGGGCAGATGTTACAGCCCATTATTGAAGGTGAAACTGCCCATTTTTTTGAAGAAATTAAG gaggaagaggaggaaagtgATGGTTTGGCTACAGATCTGAATGAAATCTTAAAAACTGCTGCCCAAACACAGCCTGTTCTAAGCCCAGTTGAAAACTCTGAGTCTGATATTGAAGATGGTCAAGAGAAACTCACCCGGGACCTGAGGCTCTCCAGCACCCGAGCTGCTTCTAT GCCTGAACTGTTGGAGCAACTGTGGAAAGCCAGAGCTGAGAAGAAGAAGCTACGTAAGACATTACGAGAGTTTGAAGAGGAGTTTTATCAGCAGAATGGAAG gAATGTACAGAAAGAAGATCGGGTCCCAATGCTGGATGAGTACAGGGAGTACAAGAAAATCAAAGCCAAACTGAGGCTGTTAGAAGTCCTTATCAGCAAACAAGATTCTTCAAAATCAATTTAA
- the FAM13B gene encoding protein FAM13B isoform X3 gives MRKSSSPSLSNCNSVLANKIFGIPLDELQQEGQPDNEVPFIVRHVVDYIEEHGGLEQEGLFQVNGNAETVEWLRQRYDNGEDVDLVKEADVPSAISLLRFFLQELPEPVIPGSLHIHLMQLSQDYNNEDEFGRKLRFLLQQLPPVNYSLLKFLCKFLANVASHHEEIWSASSLAAVFGPDVFHIYTDVEDLKEQELVSRIMAGLLENYYEFFENEEEDFSSTNDLSSITEQINDLLEEEEDVKLEQSEELPEDSTEKPVERPAVVHLDMTGSLSDSRNVTASTSAHISPISILPASADILERTIRAAVEQHLFDLQSSLDNDLKHIQQQRLGCNNETKNPSGDEEGSNNQNDVIEDNDTGSSENTGDCSEVLVCTDLDSEAMKHDTVTEEEESIQIPALPSAETADILLKPCDEDEDVDEENNSERENSILLDGNDRKSSEAFLDSSSKTCDLNANPDSEVLGDGSVHVPEEAPAVQVPHLDLKNVSDGDKWEAPCPITFPLIDFKTMHLQREGEDPFPAFKSWQEDSESGEAQLSPQAGRMTNHPLEEDCHPILSHRSLDFGQSQRFLHDPETLDSSSKALSFVRTRRASFSSKDDKREDKTPYQLVKKLQKKIKQFEEQFEKDKNSKPSYSDIAANPKVLKWMTELTKLRKQIKDAKQRSSEGEFIPQTRPRSNTLPKSFGSSLDQEDEENEDEMRVVQKEKKPTKEATLELILKRLKEKRVERCLPEDIKKMTKDHLVEEKTSLQKSLLYYESQHGRPGSPSTKRRGQMLQPIIEGETAHFFEEIKEEEEESDGLATDLNEILKTAAQTQPVLSPVENSESDIEDGQEKLTRDLRLSSTRAASMPELLEQLWKARAEKKKLRKTLREFEEEFYQQNGRNVQKEDRVPMLDEYREYKKIKAKLRLLEVLISKQDSSKSI, from the exons ATGAGGAAGAGCTCCTCCCCTTCCTTGAGTAACTGCAACTCTGTTCTTGCTAACAAAATATTTGGAATTCCACTTGATGAGCTGCAGCAAGAAGGGCAACCAGACAATGAGGTTCCATTCATAGTCCGCCATGTCGTGGACTATATTGAGGAACATG GGGGTCTGGAACAAGAAGGACTTTTCCAAGTCAATGGGAATGCTGAGACAGTGGAGTGGCTCCGGCAGCGATACGATAACGGAGAAGATGTGGACCTGGTTAAAGAAGCAGATGTACCCTCAGCTATTAGCCTTCTTAGATTTTTTCTTCAAGAACTTCCAGAGCCAGTTATTCCAGGCAGTTTGCACATACATTTGATGCAACTTTCTCAAG ATTATAATAATGAAGATGAATTTGGAAGAAAGTTGAGGTTCCTCTTGCAGCAGCTTCCACCTGTTAATTACAGTTTGTTAAAGTTTCTGTGTAAATTTTTAGCTAACGTAGCATCACATCATGAAGAAATTTGGTCAGCAAGTTCTTTAGCTGCAGTCTTTGGCCCGGATGTTTTTCA CATTTACACAGATGTGGAGGATCTGAAAGAGCAGGAACTAGTTAGCAGAATAATGGCAGGACTTCTGGAGAACTACTATGAGTTTTTTGAAAATGAAGAGGAAGATTTTTCATCTACTAATGATTTAAGCTCAATAACTGAGCAG ATCAATGATCTcttggaagaagaggaagatgtAAAGCTTGAGCAGTCAGAAGAACTTCCAGAAGACAGCACAGAGAAACCTGTGGAAAGGCCAGCTGTGGTGCATCTAGATATGACAGGGAGTCTCTCAGATTCCAGGAATGTTACAGCATCAACAAG TGCTCATATCTCTCCCATAAGTATCTTGCCAGCCTCTGCAGA cattttagaAAGAAcaatcagagcagctgtggaacAGCATCTTTTCGACCTGCAGAGCAGCTTAGATAACGATCTGAAACACATACAGCAACAACGACTGGGCTGTaacaatgaaacaaaaaatcccagtgGGGATGAGGAAGGATCTAACAACCA GAATGATGTTATTGAAGATAATGACACTGGTAGCAGTGAAAACACAGGAGACTGCTCTGAAGTATTGGTTTGCACTGATTTAGACAGTGAAGCTATGAAACATGATACTGTAActgaggaagaagaaagcaTTCAG ATACCAGCCCTTCCTTCTGCTGAG ACTGCAGACATATTATTGAAACCATgtgatgaagatgaagatgtTGATGAAGAAAATAATAGTGAAAG GGAAAATAGTATATTGCTTGATGGCAATGATAGAAAATCTTCAGAGGCATTTCTG GATTCAAGTAGCAAGACTTGTGATCTGAATGCAAACCCTGATTCAGAGGTGCTGGGGGATGGCAGCGTTCATGTTCCCGAGGAAGCTCCAGCTGTCCAAGTACCACATCTGGATCTGAAGAATGTGTCTGATGGTGACAAATGGGAAG cGCCATGCCCTATCACTTTCCCCCTCATTGATTTCAAAACAATGCATCTGCAGAGAGAAGGGGAGG ATCCATTTCCTGCTTTCAAGTCTTGGCAGGAGGACAGTGAATCTGGAGAAGCTCAGCTGTCCCCACAGGCTGGGAGGATGACTAACCATCCATTGGAAGAGGACTGTCATCCCATTCTGTCACATCGGAGTTTGGATTTTGGGCAAAGCCAGCGTTTCTTACATGATCCAGAAACGTTGGACTCTTCATCCAAAGCACTTTCTTTTGTTAG aACACGAAGAGCATCCTTTAGCTCAAAAGATGACAAAAGGGAAGATAAGACACCTTATCAGCTTGTCAAgaaattgcagaaaaaaataaagcaatttgAGGAACAGtttgaaaaagacaaaaacagtAAG ccCTCCTATAGTGATATTGCAGCCAATCcaaaagttttaaaatggaTGACTGAACTTACCAAATTgagaaagcaaataaaag atgCAAAGCAGAGGAGCTCAGAGGGAGAATTCATACCTCAAACACGTCCACGAAGTAACACTCTTCCAAAAAGCTTTGGTTCCTCTCTTGAccaagaggatgaagaaaatgaagatgagATGAGGGTTGTGCAGAAAGAGAAGAAGCCCACTAAGGAGGCTACACTAGAACTCATTTTGAAAAGATTAAAGGAAAAACGAGTTGAGAGATGCTTGCCAGAAGATATAAAG AAAATGACAAAGGACCATTTGGTGGAAGAGAAAACATCTCTCCAGAAGAGCCTCCTGTATTATGAAAGCCAACATGGACGGCCG GGATCACCATCAACCAAGAGGCGGGGGCAGATGTTACAGCCCATTATTGAAGGTGAAACTGCCCATTTTTTTGAAGAAATTAAG gaggaagaggaggaaagtgATGGTTTGGCTACAGATCTGAATGAAATCTTAAAAACTGCTGCCCAAACACAGCCTGTTCTAAGCCCAGTTGAAAACTCTGAGTCTGATATTGAAGATGGTCAAGAGAAACTCACCCGGGACCTGAGGCTCTCCAGCACCCGAGCTGCTTCTAT GCCTGAACTGTTGGAGCAACTGTGGAAAGCCAGAGCTGAGAAGAAGAAGCTACGTAAGACATTACGAGAGTTTGAAGAGGAGTTTTATCAGCAGAATGGAAG gAATGTACAGAAAGAAGATCGGGTCCCAATGCTGGATGAGTACAGGGAGTACAAGAAAATCAAAGCCAAACTGAGGCTGTTAGAAGTCCTTATCAGCAAACAAGATTCTTCAAAATCAATTTAA
- the FAM13B gene encoding protein FAM13B isoform X2, with amino-acid sequence MRKSSSPSLSNCNSVLANKIFGIPLDELQQEGQPDNEVPFIVRHVVDYIEEHGGLEQEGLFQVNGNAETVEWLRQRYDNGEDVDLVKEADVPSAISLLRFFLQELPEPVIPGSLHIHLMQLSQDYNNEDEFGRKLRFLLQQLPPVNYSLLKFLCKFLANVASHHEEIWSASSLAAVFGPDVFHIYTDVEDLKEQELVSRIMAGLLENYYEFFENEEEDFSSTNDLSSITEQINDLLEEEEDVKLEQSEELPEDSTEKPVERPAVVHLDMTGSLSDSRNVTASTSAHISPISILPASADILERTIRAAVEQHLFDLQSSLDNDLKHIQQQRLGCNNETKNPSGDEEGSNNQNDVIEDNDTGSSENTGDCSEVLVCTDLDSEAMKHDTVTEEEESIQIPALPSAETADILLKPCDEDEDVDEENNSERENSILLDGNDRKSSEAFLDSSSKTCDLNANPDSEVLGDGSVHVPEEAPAVQVPHLDLKNVSDGDKWEDPFPAFKSWQEDSESGEAQLSPQAGRMTNHPLEEDCHPILSHRSLDFGQSQRFLHDPETLDSSSKALSFVRTRRASFSSKDDKREDKTPYQLVKKLQKKIKQFEEQFEKDKNSKPSYSDIAANPKVLKWMTELTKLRKQIKDAKQRSSEGEFIPQTRPRSNTLPKSFGSSLDQEDEENEDEMRVVQKEKKPTKEATLELILKRLKEKRVERCLPEDIKKMTKDHLVEEKTSLQKSLLYYESQHGRPVTREERHIVKPLYDRYRLVKQMLTRASITPILGSPSTKRRGQMLQPIIEGETAHFFEEIKEEEEESDGLATDLNEILKTAAQTQPVLSPVENSESDIEDGQEKLTRDLRLSSTRAASMPELLEQLWKARAEKKKLRKTLREFEEEFYQQNGRNVQKEDRVPMLDEYREYKKIKAKLRLLEVLISKQDSSKSI; translated from the exons ATGAGGAAGAGCTCCTCCCCTTCCTTGAGTAACTGCAACTCTGTTCTTGCTAACAAAATATTTGGAATTCCACTTGATGAGCTGCAGCAAGAAGGGCAACCAGACAATGAGGTTCCATTCATAGTCCGCCATGTCGTGGACTATATTGAGGAACATG GGGGTCTGGAACAAGAAGGACTTTTCCAAGTCAATGGGAATGCTGAGACAGTGGAGTGGCTCCGGCAGCGATACGATAACGGAGAAGATGTGGACCTGGTTAAAGAAGCAGATGTACCCTCAGCTATTAGCCTTCTTAGATTTTTTCTTCAAGAACTTCCAGAGCCAGTTATTCCAGGCAGTTTGCACATACATTTGATGCAACTTTCTCAAG ATTATAATAATGAAGATGAATTTGGAAGAAAGTTGAGGTTCCTCTTGCAGCAGCTTCCACCTGTTAATTACAGTTTGTTAAAGTTTCTGTGTAAATTTTTAGCTAACGTAGCATCACATCATGAAGAAATTTGGTCAGCAAGTTCTTTAGCTGCAGTCTTTGGCCCGGATGTTTTTCA CATTTACACAGATGTGGAGGATCTGAAAGAGCAGGAACTAGTTAGCAGAATAATGGCAGGACTTCTGGAGAACTACTATGAGTTTTTTGAAAATGAAGAGGAAGATTTTTCATCTACTAATGATTTAAGCTCAATAACTGAGCAG ATCAATGATCTcttggaagaagaggaagatgtAAAGCTTGAGCAGTCAGAAGAACTTCCAGAAGACAGCACAGAGAAACCTGTGGAAAGGCCAGCTGTGGTGCATCTAGATATGACAGGGAGTCTCTCAGATTCCAGGAATGTTACAGCATCAACAAG TGCTCATATCTCTCCCATAAGTATCTTGCCAGCCTCTGCAGA cattttagaAAGAAcaatcagagcagctgtggaacAGCATCTTTTCGACCTGCAGAGCAGCTTAGATAACGATCTGAAACACATACAGCAACAACGACTGGGCTGTaacaatgaaacaaaaaatcccagtgGGGATGAGGAAGGATCTAACAACCA GAATGATGTTATTGAAGATAATGACACTGGTAGCAGTGAAAACACAGGAGACTGCTCTGAAGTATTGGTTTGCACTGATTTAGACAGTGAAGCTATGAAACATGATACTGTAActgaggaagaagaaagcaTTCAG ATACCAGCCCTTCCTTCTGCTGAG ACTGCAGACATATTATTGAAACCATgtgatgaagatgaagatgtTGATGAAGAAAATAATAGTGAAAG GGAAAATAGTATATTGCTTGATGGCAATGATAGAAAATCTTCAGAGGCATTTCTG GATTCAAGTAGCAAGACTTGTGATCTGAATGCAAACCCTGATTCAGAGGTGCTGGGGGATGGCAGCGTTCATGTTCCCGAGGAAGCTCCAGCTGTCCAAGTACCACATCTGGATCTGAAGAATGTGTCTGATGGTGACAAATGGGAAG ATCCATTTCCTGCTTTCAAGTCTTGGCAGGAGGACAGTGAATCTGGAGAAGCTCAGCTGTCCCCACAGGCTGGGAGGATGACTAACCATCCATTGGAAGAGGACTGTCATCCCATTCTGTCACATCGGAGTTTGGATTTTGGGCAAAGCCAGCGTTTCTTACATGATCCAGAAACGTTGGACTCTTCATCCAAAGCACTTTCTTTTGTTAG aACACGAAGAGCATCCTTTAGCTCAAAAGATGACAAAAGGGAAGATAAGACACCTTATCAGCTTGTCAAgaaattgcagaaaaaaataaagcaatttgAGGAACAGtttgaaaaagacaaaaacagtAAG ccCTCCTATAGTGATATTGCAGCCAATCcaaaagttttaaaatggaTGACTGAACTTACCAAATTgagaaagcaaataaaag atgCAAAGCAGAGGAGCTCAGAGGGAGAATTCATACCTCAAACACGTCCACGAAGTAACACTCTTCCAAAAAGCTTTGGTTCCTCTCTTGAccaagaggatgaagaaaatgaagatgagATGAGGGTTGTGCAGAAAGAGAAGAAGCCCACTAAGGAGGCTACACTAGAACTCATTTTGAAAAGATTAAAGGAAAAACGAGTTGAGAGATGCTTGCCAGAAGATATAAAG AAAATGACAAAGGACCATTTGGTGGAAGAGAAAACATCTCTCCAGAAGAGCCTCCTGTATTATGAAAGCCAACATGGACGGCCG GTTACTAGAGAAGAAAGACATATTGTGAAGCCACTTTATGACAGATACAGACTTGTAAAACAAATGTTAACTAGAGCAAGCATTACTCCTATTCTT GGATCACCATCAACCAAGAGGCGGGGGCAGATGTTACAGCCCATTATTGAAGGTGAAACTGCCCATTTTTTTGAAGAAATTAAG gaggaagaggaggaaagtgATGGTTTGGCTACAGATCTGAATGAAATCTTAAAAACTGCTGCCCAAACACAGCCTGTTCTAAGCCCAGTTGAAAACTCTGAGTCTGATATTGAAGATGGTCAAGAGAAACTCACCCGGGACCTGAGGCTCTCCAGCACCCGAGCTGCTTCTAT GCCTGAACTGTTGGAGCAACTGTGGAAAGCCAGAGCTGAGAAGAAGAAGCTACGTAAGACATTACGAGAGTTTGAAGAGGAGTTTTATCAGCAGAATGGAAG gAATGTACAGAAAGAAGATCGGGTCCCAATGCTGGATGAGTACAGGGAGTACAAGAAAATCAAAGCCAAACTGAGGCTGTTAGAAGTCCTTATCAGCAAACAAGATTCTTCAAAATCAATTTAA